The Urbifossiella limnaea genome has a window encoding:
- the trmB gene encoding tRNA (guanine(46)-N(7))-methyltransferase TrmB: protein MHPPEQPRPGDVEREFGVAFPGRIAEPTKWTQTALKAMPADGRLNWRELFGRDAPVVLDVGCGNGRFLIGSALTRPDHDHLGTDILPVVVRYARKRGNQRALANVRFAVLGGLELVERYVEPHSVAEIHCYHPQPFYDPAQVHRRLVTPNFLAAVHRALIPGGLFVVQTDNPGYWKYVREVVPVFFDFHERIGRWPDSPKGRTRREIVALKKGLPVFRGHGTAKADLSEDEAIRLADALPAPVFDADRRLRDLDRLG from the coding sequence ATGCACCCCCCCGAGCAGCCGCGGCCCGGCGACGTGGAGCGCGAGTTCGGCGTCGCCTTCCCCGGCCGCATCGCCGAGCCCACGAAGTGGACGCAGACCGCCCTCAAGGCCATGCCCGCCGACGGCCGGCTGAACTGGCGCGAGCTGTTCGGCCGCGACGCCCCCGTCGTACTCGACGTGGGCTGCGGCAACGGCCGCTTCCTCATCGGCTCCGCCCTCACCCGCCCCGACCACGACCACCTCGGCACCGACATTCTGCCGGTGGTCGTGCGCTACGCCCGCAAGCGCGGCAACCAGCGGGCGCTGGCGAACGTGCGGTTCGCGGTGCTCGGCGGCCTGGAGTTGGTCGAGCGCTACGTCGAGCCGCACTCGGTGGCCGAAATCCACTGCTACCACCCGCAGCCCTTCTACGACCCGGCCCAGGTTCACCGCCGGCTCGTCACGCCGAACTTCCTTGCGGCCGTGCATCGCGCCCTGATTCCCGGCGGGCTGTTCGTGGTGCAGACGGACAACCCCGGGTACTGGAAGTACGTGCGGGAGGTGGTGCCGGTGTTCTTCGACTTCCACGAGCGGATCGGCCGGTGGCCGGACAGCCCGAAGGGGCGCACCCGCCGGGAGATCGTGGCGCTGAAGAAGGGGCTGCCGGTGTTCCGCGGCCACGGCACGGCGAAAGCCGACCTGAGCGAGGATGAGGCGATCCGGCTCGCCGACGCGCTGCCGGCCCCGGTGTTCGACGCCGACCGCCGGCTGCGCGACCTCGACCGCCTCGGATAA
- a CDS encoding DPP IV N-terminal domain-containing protein, whose protein sequence is MPRAALALLLLVAAPAAAQEPRTPAERADFAAATRHADVVAFGEQLAKLSPRLKASTFGTSHEGRPLPLWVLADPPVSSPAEAAKSGKLVVLAFANIHAGEIDGKDALCALARDLAAGKDAPLLKDLVVLLVPVLNADGNEKIDPKNRPNEPNPPGGVGSRENAQGFDLNRDFVKLETPEVRALVKLMTDWDPLVVVDCHTTNGSKHRWTLTHDGPRYPTCDSDLSRWAHATLLPEAGKRVKAATGFDTGPYGNFAADRTRWETYPALPRYGIQSVALRNRIGVLSESYSYAPYRDRVTASGAFVKGVFETAAAKKDDVTRVTTRTPAATAVVPLRTKTVAHADPLSVPGFDQDAPKDIALSHVARTEAAHAVARPAAYVVSPKCADAAATLRRHGVAVEELREDVLLDVEAYRLDRVEEAAKAFQGHKLRTLTVTKRTEARTVPAGALVVRTAQPLGTLAAYLLEPEAEDGLAAWNLFDGELRPGADFPVLRVLKLPPVLTGAPRPLPESRKALKTITEEMLVGGGGGFTFGLAGNPASGIQWLDDGEHFLQTKGGATLKVHARTGRSEPAAKSDAPKKGPPAKGPPAKVDGRGDLSTPSPDGKRVAFVRKGNLFVAAADGKDETQLTDDGGKADVLNGKADWVYFEELFNRSSRAFWWSPDSEKIAFLRFDDTPVKRFHLVDVQDANGKLESYPYPKPGDPNPLVTIGVASAAGGRPAFLDLTGYPPADTLVARVGWMPGGKDVYAYLQNRTQTWLDFVVWKDAGGPPVKLFRDTTGAWVDEPGAPRFLPDGSFLFASDRTGFRHLYHYAADGKLKAAVTAGDWEVREVLRIDPDAVYVTGTKDGPTRLHLYRAALYGTKLERLTDSGGNHTITLAPKGNLFLDRTTDDATPTQVYVSEAGKGRVRTVDTNPVYEREQYRWGKFEAVTVPMPDGFKLNGTLVFPPDFDAAKKYPVWVFTYAGPHAPTVKEGWGGGRIMDQALAATGVVIFRVDPRSASGQGMKAAWSAYKQLGVQELKDLEAALDWLGKRGGWIDRSRVGISGHSYGGFMTAFALTHSKTFSAGIASGPVTDWGLYDTIYTERYMLTPKENPKGYAASSVVGAAKNLHGKLLLVHGLMDDNVHAQNTMKLADALQQAGKDFELMIYPRARHGIGSPHFLRLQLGFIRRTMGVAP, encoded by the coding sequence CTGTTGCTCGTCGCCGCCCCCGCCGCGGCCCAGGAGCCGCGCACCCCCGCCGAGCGCGCCGACTTCGCCGCCGCCACCCGACACGCCGACGTGGTCGCGTTCGGCGAGCAGCTGGCGAAGCTGTCGCCGCGGCTGAAAGCGTCCACGTTCGGCACCAGCCACGAAGGCCGGCCGCTGCCGCTGTGGGTGCTCGCCGACCCGCCCGTGAGTTCGCCCGCCGAGGCGGCCAAGAGCGGCAAGCTGGTCGTGCTCGCGTTCGCCAACATCCACGCCGGCGAGATCGACGGCAAGGACGCCCTCTGCGCCCTGGCCCGCGACCTCGCCGCCGGCAAGGACGCGCCGCTGCTCAAGGACCTGGTGGTGCTGCTGGTGCCGGTGCTGAACGCCGACGGCAACGAGAAGATCGACCCGAAGAACCGGCCGAACGAGCCGAACCCGCCGGGCGGCGTCGGCAGCCGCGAGAACGCCCAGGGGTTCGACCTGAACCGCGACTTCGTGAAGCTCGAAACCCCCGAGGTGCGGGCGCTCGTCAAGCTGATGACCGACTGGGACCCGCTCGTCGTCGTGGACTGCCACACCACCAACGGCAGCAAGCACCGCTGGACGCTCACGCACGACGGCCCGCGCTACCCGACCTGTGACAGCGACCTGTCACGCTGGGCGCACGCCACCCTGCTGCCGGAGGCGGGCAAGCGCGTGAAGGCCGCCACCGGCTTCGACACCGGCCCCTACGGCAACTTCGCCGCCGACCGCACCCGCTGGGAGACGTACCCGGCACTGCCGCGCTACGGCATCCAGTCCGTCGCGCTGCGGAACCGCATCGGCGTGCTGAGCGAGTCGTACAGCTACGCCCCGTACCGCGACCGCGTGACGGCCAGCGGCGCGTTCGTGAAGGGCGTCTTCGAGACGGCCGCGGCGAAGAAGGACGACGTGACGCGCGTCACGACGCGCACCCCGGCCGCGACCGCCGTCGTGCCGCTGCGGACGAAGACGGTCGCCCACGCCGACCCGCTCTCCGTTCCCGGCTTCGACCAGGACGCCCCTAAGGACATCGCGCTGTCGCACGTCGCCCGCACCGAGGCGGCGCACGCGGTGGCGCGGCCGGCGGCTTACGTGGTGTCGCCGAAGTGCGCCGACGCGGCGGCCACGCTGCGCCGGCACGGCGTCGCCGTCGAGGAGCTGCGCGAGGACGTGTTGCTCGACGTGGAGGCGTACCGGCTCGACCGCGTCGAGGAGGCGGCGAAGGCGTTCCAGGGGCACAAACTGCGGACGCTGACCGTCACGAAGCGGACCGAGGCGCGGACCGTTCCCGCGGGCGCGCTCGTGGTCCGCACGGCTCAGCCGCTCGGCACGCTCGCCGCGTACCTCCTCGAACCGGAGGCCGAGGACGGCCTCGCCGCGTGGAACCTGTTCGACGGCGAGTTGCGGCCCGGCGCCGACTTTCCCGTGCTGCGGGTGCTGAAGCTGCCGCCGGTGCTCACCGGCGCGCCGAGGCCGCTGCCCGAGAGCCGCAAGGCGCTCAAGACGATCACCGAAGAGATGCTGGTCGGCGGCGGCGGCGGGTTCACGTTCGGCCTCGCCGGCAACCCGGCGAGCGGGATCCAGTGGCTCGACGACGGCGAGCACTTCCTGCAAACGAAGGGCGGCGCGACGCTAAAGGTTCACGCCCGCACCGGCCGCTCCGAACCCGCCGCGAAGTCGGACGCGCCGAAGAAGGGGCCGCCCGCGAAGGGGCCGCCCGCGAAGGTGGACGGCCGCGGCGACCTCAGCACGCCGTCGCCGGACGGCAAGCGCGTGGCGTTCGTCCGCAAGGGGAACCTGTTCGTCGCCGCCGCCGACGGCAAGGACGAGACGCAACTGACCGACGACGGCGGCAAGGCCGACGTGCTGAACGGCAAGGCCGACTGGGTGTACTTCGAGGAGCTGTTCAACCGCAGCAGCCGCGCCTTCTGGTGGAGCCCCGACAGCGAGAAGATCGCCTTCCTCCGCTTCGACGACACGCCGGTGAAGCGATTCCACCTGGTGGACGTGCAGGACGCGAACGGCAAGCTGGAGTCGTACCCGTACCCGAAGCCGGGCGACCCCAACCCGCTGGTCACGATCGGCGTGGCGAGCGCCGCCGGCGGCCGACCCGCCTTCCTCGACCTGACCGGCTACCCGCCGGCCGACACGCTCGTGGCGCGGGTCGGCTGGATGCCGGGTGGGAAAGACGTGTACGCCTACCTCCAGAACCGCACCCAGACGTGGCTCGACTTCGTGGTGTGGAAGGACGCGGGCGGCCCGCCGGTCAAGCTGTTCCGCGACACCACCGGCGCCTGGGTGGACGAGCCCGGCGCGCCGCGCTTCCTGCCCGACGGCTCGTTCCTGTTCGCCAGCGACCGCACCGGCTTCCGCCACCTGTACCACTACGCCGCGGACGGGAAGCTGAAGGCCGCCGTGACCGCCGGCGACTGGGAAGTGCGCGAGGTGCTGCGGATCGACCCCGACGCGGTGTACGTCACCGGCACGAAGGACGGCCCCACGCGGCTCCACCTGTACCGCGCCGCGCTCTACGGCACGAAGCTCGAGCGCCTGACGGACTCGGGCGGGAACCACACCATCACGCTGGCGCCGAAGGGGAACCTGTTCCTCGACCGCACCACCGACGACGCCACGCCGACGCAGGTGTACGTGAGCGAGGCGGGGAAGGGCCGCGTGCGCACGGTGGACACGAACCCCGTGTACGAGCGCGAGCAGTACCGATGGGGCAAGTTCGAGGCGGTGACCGTCCCCATGCCGGACGGGTTCAAGCTGAACGGCACGCTGGTGTTCCCGCCCGACTTCGACGCGGCGAAGAAGTACCCGGTGTGGGTGTTCACGTACGCCGGCCCGCACGCCCCGACGGTGAAGGAGGGCTGGGGCGGCGGCCGCATCATGGACCAGGCGCTCGCCGCGACCGGCGTGGTGATCTTCCGCGTGGACCCGCGCTCGGCCAGCGGCCAGGGGATGAAGGCGGCGTGGAGCGCGTACAAGCAGCTCGGCGTGCAGGAGCTGAAGGATTTAGAAGCGGCGCTGGACTGGCTCGGGAAGCGCGGCGGGTGGATCGACCGGTCGCGCGTCGGCATCAGCGGGCACAGCTACGGCGGGTTCATGACGGCGTTCGCGCTGACGCACTCGAAGACGTTCTCGGCCGGCATCGCGTCCGGCCCGGTGACCGACTGGGGGCTGTACGACACGATCTACACCGAGCGCTACATGCTGACGCCGAAGGAGAACCCCAAGGGGTACGCGGCGAGCTCGGTGGTGGGCGCCGCGAAGAACCTGCACGGCAAGCTGCTGCTCGTCCACGGCCTGATGGACGACAACGTTCACGCCCAGAACACGATGAAGCTGGCGGACGCCTTGCAGCAGGCGGGGAAGGACTTCGAGCTGATGATTTATCCGCGGGCGCGGCACGGCATCGGCAGCCCGCACTTCCTGCGGCTGCAGCTGGGCTTCATCCGGCGGACGATGGGGGTGGCGCCGTAA
- a CDS encoding DUF3500 domain-containing protein: MRLRHALPAAAAVGFVAFALVGQPAPATAPKMTAAAKAFLGTLTPDQQKAANLPFDSKARLAWFFTPQQTKERQPNRVGVRLETMTPAQKAAALDLLKTGLSADGFKQATTIMSLEGILADLEGAKGAMVRNPGWYFVTVFGEPGTAGAWGWRFEGHHMSVNYTLDKGAVVSATPLMFGANPAEVKAGDRKGLRTLPAIEDHARALIKSLTPDQDKVAKQPTPKGVEGWEIKENSPTADVGAPKGVAADKLDAAQQKALAALLRAYTDRMPADLAAAEADRAAKTPPGAMHFAYTGSAEVGQPYTYRVYAPEFVVEFLNVQADSAKNPANHIHSAWRRLPGDFAASR, encoded by the coding sequence ATGCGCCTCCGCCACGCCCTCCCGGCCGCCGCCGCCGTCGGGTTCGTCGCCTTCGCCCTCGTCGGCCAGCCCGCCCCGGCCACCGCGCCGAAGATGACCGCCGCCGCCAAGGCCTTCCTCGGCACCCTCACCCCCGACCAGCAGAAGGCCGCCAACCTGCCGTTCGACAGCAAGGCTCGGCTGGCGTGGTTCTTCACCCCGCAGCAGACCAAGGAGCGGCAACCCAACCGCGTCGGCGTCCGCCTCGAAACCATGACGCCCGCCCAGAAGGCCGCGGCGCTCGACCTGCTCAAGACCGGCCTGTCCGCCGACGGGTTCAAGCAGGCCACCACCATCATGAGCCTCGAAGGCATCCTCGCCGACCTCGAAGGCGCGAAGGGGGCGATGGTCCGCAACCCCGGGTGGTACTTCGTCACCGTGTTCGGCGAGCCCGGCACCGCCGGCGCGTGGGGCTGGCGATTCGAGGGGCACCACATGTCCGTCAACTACACCCTCGACAAGGGGGCCGTGGTGTCGGCGACGCCGCTGATGTTCGGCGCCAACCCGGCCGAGGTGAAGGCCGGCGACCGCAAGGGGCTGCGGACGCTGCCGGCGATCGAGGACCACGCGCGGGCGCTCATCAAGTCGCTGACGCCGGACCAGGACAAGGTGGCGAAGCAGCCGACGCCGAAGGGCGTGGAGGGGTGGGAGATCAAGGAGAACAGCCCGACCGCGGACGTGGGCGCGCCGAAGGGGGTCGCCGCCGACAAGCTCGACGCCGCGCAGCAGAAGGCGCTCGCGGCGCTGCTGCGGGCGTACACCGACCGGATGCCGGCGGACCTGGCCGCGGCCGAGGCCGACCGCGCCGCGAAGACGCCGCCGGGGGCGATGCACTTCGCCTACACCGGCTCGGCGGAGGTGGGGCAGCCGTACACGTACCGGGTGTACGCGCCGGAGTTCGTGGTGGAGTTCCTGAACGTGCAGGCCGACTCGGCGAAGAACCCGGCGAACCACATCCACAGCGCCTGGCGGCGGCTGCCGGGGGATTTCGCGGCCAGTCGATAG